The Staphylococcus saprophyticus subsp. saprophyticus ATCC 15305 = NCTC 7292 genome contains the following window.
CTAAAGAAGGTCAGACAATAAAAATACAAAGTTATAAACATGATGGGAATATTCATCGTGTTTGGTCTGAAACTACTATATTAAAAGGTACGGAACATGTTGTAATAGGTGGAAATGATCATACGCTTGTCACAGAGAGTGATAGTCGTACTTGGATTACGCGTGAGCCAGCAATTGTATATTTCCATTCAGAATTTTGGTTTAATGTGATATGTATGTTTAGAGAAGATGGCGTCTATTATTATTGCAATTTATCTTCACCGTTTGTGTGTGATGATGAAGCGTTAAAATATATTGACTATGACTTAGATATTAAAGTATATCCAAATGGTAAGTATCATTTATTAGATGAAGATGAATATGAACAACATATGAGACAGATGAATTATTCTTCAGATATTGATGTCATTTTAAGGCGCAATGTAGATATCTTACAACAATGGATTGAACAGAAAAAAGGTCCATTTGCTCCTGATTTTATAAAAGTTTGGCGTGAACGATATAAAAAAATTAGAAATTATTAAGCACATTTAATGTTTTTAATTAAATTATCCTATATAGTGGTATGCGTGTAATTAATAGCAACCAAAATCTTTTATTTGAAAAATGGTATGGCAAATGAACATAAACAATTAAAGATCGTCCGTTTATAGCAGCCTCGTTGAAATTCAGCGCAGGCTGTTTCATTTGCGAGTAAGTGTGGGGAGGAAATAAATTTATGATTCGAAGATATTTACAATTTGTAAAACCATATAAATGGCGAATCATTGCTACAATTCTTGTCGGAATTTTAAAATTCGGTATTCCAATGTTAATTCCATTATTAATAAAGTATGTTATTGACGATATCATAAATAATGGAGCGATTACAGCGGAGGAAAAATTCACTAGATTAGGTATTGCATTGGGCATTGCAGTATTCATCTTTGTAATTGTAAGACCACCAATTGAATTTTTAAGACAATATTTGGCGCAATGGACAAGTAACAAAATTTTATATGATATACGGAAAAGATTATATAATCATTTACAAGCATTAAGCGCACGTTTCTATGCTAATAATCAAGCAGGGCAAGTTATTTCAAGAGTGATTAATGACGTAGAGCAAACAAAAGATTTTATATTAACTGGTCTAATGAATATATGGCTAGATTGTATAACGATAGTTATTGCATTGACGATTATGTTTTATTTAAATGTAAAACTGACGTTAGCAGCATTAGTTATTTTCCCTGTGTATATATTGACTGTATATTTCTTCTTTGGGCGTTTAAGAAATTTAACCAGAAAAAGATCACAGGCGTTGGCTGAAGTTCAAGGATTCTTACATGAACGTGTTCAAGGTATGTCAGTAATTAAAAGCTTTGCAATTGAAGATAATGAAGCACAAAATTTTGATAAACATAACCAAAATTTCTTGCAGAGAGCGTTTAATCATACGCGTTGGAATGCGTATTCATTTTCAGCAATTAATACTGTGACAGATGTTGGCCCATTAATTGTTATTGGTTCGGGCGCTTTCTTAGCTATTAATGGATCTATCACGGTTGGTACTTTAGCTGCGTTTGTAGGATATTTAGAACAATTATTTGGTCCATTACGTAGATTAGTGTCATCATTTACTACATTAACGCAAAGTTTCGCATCCATGGATCGTGTTTTTCAATTGATGGATGAAGGTTATGATATTAAAAATAAAAAAGGCGCACTTCCGCTTGAAATTAAAGAAGGCGATATCGAGATAAACGATGTGAGCTTTAAATATAATTCAGAAGAAGCAACTATATTAAATAATATTAATTTGAAGATTAATAAAGGTGAAACAGTTGCATTCGTTGGCATGAGTGGCGGTGGTAAATCGACATTAATTAATCTTATTCCGAGATTTTATGATGTTTCAGGCGGAGAAATTAAGATAGATGGTACGAACATTAAATCTTATTTAACTGGCAGTTTGAGAAATCAAATTGGATTAGTACAGCAAGATAATATCTTATTCTCAGATACAATTAAGGAAAATATCTTATTGGGTAGACCAAATGCTACGGATGAAGAGGTTATTAAAGCAGCGAAAATGGCTAACGCACATGATTTTATTATGGAACTTTCTGAGGGTTACGATACTGAAGTCGGGGAGAGAGGCGTTAAATTGTCAGGAGGACAAAAACAACGTGTATCCATTGCGCGTATCTTCTTGAACAATCCTCCAATCATTATCCTAGATGAAGCAACAAGTGCATTAGATTTAGAAAGTGAATCTATCATTCAAGATGCATTGACAGTATTGAGTGAAAATAGAACAACATTAATTGTTGCACATAGATTGTCGACGATCACACATGCAGATAAAATAGTGGTAGTTGAAAATGGTGAAATTGTAGAGGTTGGTTCCCATGAAGCTTTATTAGCTAAAAAAGGTGCTTACGAACATTTATATAGTATTCAAAATTTATAAATATTCGTTACTCAAAATAATCAATTAATATGTGAACAATTAAATCTATAAGTTATATTTAATTATGTTAATGATGTTTATAAAAATTAAAAAAAAGCGAGGCAAACTAATCAAACTGAATCAGTTTTGATATTTGTCTCGCTTTTTTATACACAAAAATCGTTCGTTTTATCTTTGTTAACTAGATAATAAGGTATTTTATACACGGCATATCATTGTGGAATGACGCTTGATAAAAAAATCGCATAGTACAGCTTATGTTAGCTGCGCTATGCGATAATTAGTTATAAATCAAAATCTTCGTCTAAAATATCAATTTCATTGTCATTGTTATGGTATGAGAAGAAACTAATACGTAATCTGTCTAAATGTTCTAATGTGTAACGATATTCTTCAATAGCTGAAATGATTTGCATGACATTTGCGTATGAATACATCGTTTGATAAGGATTTCTAATAAGTTCCTTTTGGAAGGCATCCATTAGTTCTTTCTTTTGTGGATTTTCAATTTGATTTTCAAATTGGCCCACGTCATACTTTGCTTTTTTAGAAAGGCTAATAAATATTTGTTCATGATATGCAATCAACGTATCAATTTCTAATTTAATCTGTAATAGCAATTCATGATTCAAATTGTGTAAATCGTTTTGGTAGCGATTCATTTTTTTCAGCACGTCATAGGCATGACGCGTACTTCTAACCACTTCTTTAAAAAGTATTTTTTTCCTGTTTTGGGCATACGTTTGTTTTTTAGTTAAAGGTCGTTCTTCTTCATAATAAACAAATGTTTGTTCTAGTTTTTTAATTCTACCACTAATTACGCCTCTATCTTCTTTAATATGATGGTACTCAGATGTATCATTTAAGACTAATTTGAACCAAACAAAAATATCGGAACAAATATTTAAAGAGTTGTAATAAATTTTTGATTCGAATTTTGGTGGTAAGAATACTAGGTTTACGATTGAAGAACTGATTACACCAATCATAACGAGCGCAAAACGATAAAATGCAGAAACATAAAAATCTCCTGTGTGTTGTCCCATAATAATTAATGCTGTCACACTAGCTAAGGTAGCAACATGTGCTAAATTAAAGCGGAAAAGTACAGCAATTAATAATATTACGGTTACACCCATAATTACAACATTATCTCCAAATACCGTAACCATTGCTACAGCAAGTAATGCACCAAAAACATTACCTATTGCTTGGTCAGAAACAGTTTTAATTGATCGAAATACGCTAGGCTGCATTGCAACAACCGCACTGACCCCAGCAATTGCTTTCAAACCAGCTTCATTAGGTAGTAGAGAAGCGATAAACAAAGCAAGTATAATGGCTATACCTGTCTTGAGAATACGGGCTCCTAATTTCAAAAGTACCGCTCCTTAATATATTAATAATAATTGTGTTTATACTTGTTATACAATTATTAGCAGTAAATTTCAAGTTTATTTCATTTGACTAAAAGCATAATCGACAGCTTTTAACGTAGAATCGATATCTTCTTCTGTATGTTCAGTAGTTAAGAACCAAGCTTCAAATTTAGAAGGTGCTAAGTTTATACCTTGATTTAACATTAGTTTAAAGAATTTAGCGAAAGCTTCTCCATCTGAATTTTCTGCTTGGTCATAATGAACAACCGTTTCATTTGTGAAATATAGCGTAAGTGCCCCGTATACTCTATTGACTGTTGCTGTTATATTGTGTTTGTTAATTAAAGAAAGTAAACCATCTTCTAATCGTTTACCTAGTGCATCTAATTGTTCATAAACACCGTCTTGTTCTAATACTTCCAATAATGCAATACCGCCTTTCATTGAAAGGGGATTACCAGCCATTGTTCCAGCTTGGTATGCCGGACCTAATGGTGCTACTTGTTCCATTATCTCTTGTTTGCCACCATAACCACCAATTGGGAGTCCGCCGCCAATAATTTTACCGAAAGCAGTTAAATCAGGGTAAACTTTATATAAATCTTGAGCGCCACCATAATGGAAACGGAAAGCAGTAATGACTTCATCGTAAATAACAAGACTTCCATTATTGTGTGTAATTTCGTTAACTTGTTCCAAAAAGCCTTGTTTTGGCTCAACCATACCAAAATTACCAACGATAGGTTCAACTAAAACAGCGGCAATTTCATCTCCCCAATAATCGATTGCTTCTTTATAAGCATCTATATCATTGTATGGAACGGTAATGACCTCTTGAGCCACACTCAATGGTACACCTGCTGAATCTGGCGAACCCAATTGTGATGGGCCACTACCAGCTGCAACTAAAACAAGATCAGAGTGTCCATGATATTGACCAGCAAATTTAACTATTTTATTGCGTTTTGTATAAGCACGTGCTACACGAATTGTCGTCATAACGGCTTCAGTACCAGAATT
Protein-coding sequences here:
- a CDS encoding FUSC family protein, with the translated sequence MKLGARILKTGIAIILALFIASLLPNEAGLKAIAGVSAVVAMQPSVFRSIKTVSDQAIGNVFGALLAVAMVTVFGDNVVIMGVTVILLIAVLFRFNLAHVATLASVTALIIMGQHTGDFYVSAFYRFALVMIGVISSSIVNLVFLPPKFESKIYYNSLNICSDIFVWFKLVLNDTSEYHHIKEDRGVISGRIKKLEQTFVYYEEERPLTKKQTYAQNRKKILFKEVVRSTRHAYDVLKKMNRYQNDLHNLNHELLLQIKLEIDTLIAYHEQIFISLSKKAKYDVGQFENQIENPQKKELMDAFQKELIRNPYQTMYSYANVMQIISAIEEYRYTLEHLDRLRISFFSYHNNDNEIDILDEDFDL
- a CDS encoding glutamate-1-semialdehyde 2,1-aminomutase, which gives rise to MKFTESEKLQKLSDEYILGGVNSPSRSYKAVGGGAPVMMRSGKGAYLYDVDGNKYIDYLQAYGPIITGHAHPHITEAIQEQAALGILYGTPTELEIEFAKKLRDAIPSLEKIRFVNSGTEAVMTTIRVARAYTKRNKIVKFAGQYHGHSDLVLVAAGSGPSQLGSPDSAGVPLSVAQEVITVPYNDIDAYKEAIDYWGDEIAAVLVEPIVGNFGMVEPKQGFLEQVNEITHNNGSLVIYDEVITAFRFHYGGAQDLYKVYPDLTAFGKIIGGGLPIGGYGGKQEIMEQVAPLGPAYQAGTMAGNPLSMKGGIALLEVLEQDGVYEQLDALGKRLEDGLLSLINKHNITATVNRVYGALTLYFTNETVVHYDQAENSDGEAFAKFFKLMLNQGINLAPSKFEAWFLTTEHTEEDIDSTLKAVDYAFSQMK
- a CDS encoding nucleoside tri-diphosphate phosphatase produces the protein MVKESIPKEGQTIKIQSYKHDGNIHRVWSETTILKGTEHVVIGGNDHTLVTESDSRTWITREPAIVYFHSEFWFNVICMFREDGVYYYCNLSSPFVCDDEALKYIDYDLDIKVYPNGKYHLLDEDEYEQHMRQMNYSSDIDVILRRNVDILQQWIEQKKGPFAPDFIKVWRERYKKIRNY
- a CDS encoding ABC transporter ATP-binding protein — translated: MIRRYLQFVKPYKWRIIATILVGILKFGIPMLIPLLIKYVIDDIINNGAITAEEKFTRLGIALGIAVFIFVIVRPPIEFLRQYLAQWTSNKILYDIRKRLYNHLQALSARFYANNQAGQVISRVINDVEQTKDFILTGLMNIWLDCITIVIALTIMFYLNVKLTLAALVIFPVYILTVYFFFGRLRNLTRKRSQALAEVQGFLHERVQGMSVIKSFAIEDNEAQNFDKHNQNFLQRAFNHTRWNAYSFSAINTVTDVGPLIVIGSGAFLAINGSITVGTLAAFVGYLEQLFGPLRRLVSSFTTLTQSFASMDRVFQLMDEGYDIKNKKGALPLEIKEGDIEINDVSFKYNSEEATILNNINLKINKGETVAFVGMSGGGKSTLINLIPRFYDVSGGEIKIDGTNIKSYLTGSLRNQIGLVQQDNILFSDTIKENILLGRPNATDEEVIKAAKMANAHDFIMELSEGYDTEVGERGVKLSGGQKQRVSIARIFLNNPPIIILDEATSALDLESESIIQDALTVLSENRTTLIVAHRLSTITHADKIVVVENGEIVEVGSHEALLAKKGAYEHLYSIQNL